A window of the Bacteroides thetaiotaomicron VPI-5482 genome harbors these coding sequences:
- a CDS encoding xanthan lyase yields the protein MTFISNIQSVAKYESKLLIRSWFFRVFTVLAVTIITFFNFQLFVSEDSGGFWIATAIPSNIPYLILLLLNTGQAVIAIFLASDFLKRDKKLDTSEVFYVRPLSNAEYVIGKIWGNLRVFLLLNLIIMAITAAFNLTLGEVDWMAYLLYFLLISVPTLIFIIGLAIFLMLVLKNQALTFVLLLGYIGLTVFYIEDKFYYLFDYMAYSLPLVKSSIVGFSNWEVILNHRGIYFLAGLAFVFFTISLFRRLPNSSHSNYPWLVISFCTLMLAFVCGYWHIHSILYQSDIRATYTKINNQYVSTPKMFIHEYDLSVEQHLEDFLSEVTVKGVALDSSAVFTFCLNPGLTIHSVHSAGQQLKFKRDKQIVLVDFGTKHAKGDTISATFRYDGQIDNSFCYLDIPPEVLQASNKKFLFNIDKQYSFQTKNYLMLTPETYWYPRAGTSYSDKNPDWQQTYFSNYRLKVKPLPGLVPLSQGEGKCDEEGVYSFKGDYPSQTLSLVIGDYQQKSAYADSILYSVWHLRDHDYFTASFDSIHDTIPWLIRNVKEQLARQYKLDYPFKRFSIVEVPVQFASYERAWSQAQETVQPEMVLFPEKGAIFWELDVKRQVKNHIRWSGNNEISLQEAQMRTFSNFAWMFLQTEGDYNFSSGSRGRGNLSSTANPYFLFPQIYNFRYNIYSSEWPVANRAIELYLQKKSENEGWERQINGLSNNEKANLLLEKHTFKELLADVEQRNLQNNIVGLEASRLFARSEINMGVDAFRDSLYAMLKRNTFLNIKFENMLDTLGEMSRTDLYSYLKEWEQLTPLPFYSIGEPELTKVVNKGGEEFFVLKVLVSNNSDYDGIIQMNVLQNGWWYQPMEDPRARKKVEIAAHTSKEFVSVWEEQIRDVEINTMVSGNLPYMIRQSIGNVKQERNKIVKDTIYTLPESSLEMPGEVIVDNEDSTLFVLSTPAVVGLLPKWLDKVEDTSFKYSGISWWRAPLQWTATTNAKYYGKYIRSAYVIKSGDGSQTATWKIPVPEAGQYELYYHVFKDDELRWNDRLQGEYHFRVAYDSEMEDAYINLRKANEGWEQLGTYYFSADTVRVVLTDECKLRSVTADAVKIVKR from the coding sequence ATGACCTTTATATCTAATATACAATCGGTAGCAAAATATGAAAGTAAATTATTAATCAGAAGCTGGTTCTTCAGAGTATTCACGGTACTCGCTGTAACTATCATTACTTTTTTCAATTTCCAGTTGTTCGTATCGGAAGATAGCGGAGGCTTCTGGATTGCTACAGCCATTCCATCGAACATTCCTTATCTAATTTTACTGTTGCTAAATACAGGGCAGGCTGTTATTGCTATCTTTCTGGCATCCGACTTCCTGAAAAGAGATAAAAAGCTGGATACATCAGAAGTCTTTTATGTCCGTCCATTAAGTAATGCTGAATACGTCATCGGTAAGATTTGGGGAAATCTGCGCGTCTTTTTGTTGCTGAATCTCATTATTATGGCTATTACGGCTGCATTCAACCTGACATTGGGAGAAGTGGACTGGATGGCTTACTTGCTTTATTTTCTGTTGATCAGTGTCCCTACGCTGATTTTCATTATTGGCCTGGCTATCTTTCTGATGCTGGTATTGAAAAATCAGGCACTGACATTCGTTTTATTGTTAGGATATATCGGACTTACCGTTTTCTATATTGAAGATAAGTTTTATTATCTTTTCGATTATATGGCTTATAGTCTTCCTTTGGTGAAGTCCAGCATTGTCGGTTTTTCCAACTGGGAGGTGATTTTAAATCATCGTGGCATCTATTTTCTTGCCGGACTGGCGTTTGTCTTTTTCACGATTTCCCTGTTCAGGCGTCTGCCGAATTCATCGCACAGTAATTATCCGTGGCTGGTTATTTCTTTTTGTACTCTCATGTTAGCTTTCGTATGCGGTTATTGGCATATACATTCGATTTTATATCAAAGTGATATACGCGCTACCTATACGAAGATCAACAACCAATATGTTTCTACTCCGAAGATGTTCATTCATGAATATGATCTTTCTGTAGAGCAGCATCTTGAAGATTTTCTGTCGGAAGTAACTGTGAAAGGAGTGGCATTGGACTCATCTGCCGTATTCACCTTCTGTTTGAATCCGGGATTAACCATTCATTCCGTTCATTCGGCCGGACAGCAACTCAAGTTTAAACGTGACAAGCAAATAGTATTGGTGGATTTCGGCACGAAGCATGCCAAAGGCGATACAATCTCTGCAACATTCAGGTATGACGGACAGATAGATAACTCATTTTGTTATTTGGATATTCCTCCCGAAGTGCTGCAAGCTTCCAATAAAAAGTTTCTGTTCAACATAGACAAGCAGTATAGTTTTCAGACGAAAAATTATCTGATGCTTACCCCTGAAACTTATTGGTATCCCCGTGCAGGAACAAGCTATAGTGATAAAAATCCTGACTGGCAGCAAACTTATTTCAGTAATTATCGCTTGAAGGTCAAGCCTCTACCGGGGTTAGTTCCTCTTTCTCAAGGGGAAGGAAAGTGTGATGAAGAAGGAGTGTATTCGTTTAAAGGAGATTATCCGTCTCAGACACTATCGTTGGTCATAGGTGACTATCAGCAAAAAAGTGCTTATGCGGACAGCATTCTTTATAGCGTTTGGCATTTAAGGGACCATGACTATTTTACTGCTTCGTTTGATTCTATTCACGATACCATTCCCTGGCTGATACGTAATGTGAAAGAGCAACTGGCACGGCAATATAAACTGGATTATCCTTTTAAGCGATTTTCTATTGTAGAAGTTCCTGTGCAATTTGCCAGCTATGAACGTGCCTGGTCGCAAGCGCAGGAGACAGTACAACCTGAAATGGTATTGTTCCCCGAAAAAGGAGCTATATTCTGGGAACTGGATGTGAAGAGGCAGGTGAAGAATCATATCCGGTGGTCGGGAAATAATGAAATCAGTCTGCAGGAAGCCCAGATGCGGACTTTTAGTAACTTTGCCTGGATGTTTTTGCAGACAGAAGGCGATTATAACTTTTCGTCGGGTAGTAGAGGACGGGGAAATCTTTCGTCTACGGCAAATCCTTATTTCCTTTTCCCGCAGATTTATAATTTCCGGTACAATATTTACTCTTCGGAATGGCCTGTTGCCAATCGTGCTATTGAGCTATATCTGCAAAAGAAGTCGGAAAATGAAGGGTGGGAACGTCAGATAAATGGGCTTAGTAACAATGAAAAGGCCAACCTGCTGCTGGAAAAGCATACGTTCAAGGAGTTGCTGGCTGATGTGGAACAGCGTAATCTGCAAAATAATATCGTAGGACTGGAGGCAAGCCGTCTTTTTGCCCGGTCAGAAATAAACATGGGCGTAGATGCTTTCCGGGATTCACTATATGCGATGTTGAAGCGTAATACATTTCTGAACATAAAGTTCGAAAATATGCTGGATACTCTGGGAGAAATGAGCCGGACGGATCTTTATTCATATTTGAAAGAATGGGAACAGTTGACGCCTCTTCCTTTTTATTCGATCGGAGAGCCCGAACTGACCAAAGTTGTCAATAAAGGAGGAGAAGAATTCTTTGTCTTGAAAGTACTGGTGAGCAATAACTCGGATTATGACGGAATCATTCAGATGAACGTTCTTCAAAATGGCTGGTGGTATCAACCGATGGAAGATCCTAGAGCCAGAAAAAAGGTAGAGATAGCTGCCCATACAAGCAAAGAATTTGTTTCTGTCTGGGAAGAACAGATACGTGATGTGGAAATCAATACGATGGTTTCCGGCAATCTTCCTTATATGATACGGCAATCCATTGGTAATGTAAAACAAGAACGGAATAAAATAGTCAAGGACACTATCTATACCTTGCCGGAATCATCCTTAGAAATGCCGGGAGAGGTTATTGTGGATAATGAAGATTCCACTCTCTTTGTACTTTCTACCCCTGCTGTCGTAGGACTTCTGCCTAAATGGCTGGATAAAGTGGAGGATACTTCCTTTAAATATTCGGGCATATCCTGGTGGCGTGCGCCTTTACAATGGACAGCTACCACCAATGCTAAATACTATGGCAAATATATCCGTTCGGCCTATGTGATTAAGAGTGGAGACGGCAGTCAGACGGCTACATGGAAAATTCCTGTGCCGGAAGCCGGTCAATATGAGCTTTATTATCATGTATTCAAGGATGATGAACTGCGATGGAATGATCGCCTTCAGGGTGAATATCATTTCAGGGTGGCATACGACAGTGAGATGGAAGATGCCTATATCAATCTGAGAAAAGCCAATGAGGGTTGGGAACAACTCGGTACTTACTATTTTAGTGCCGATACGGTTCGTGTCGTGCTGACGGATGAATGTAAGCTGCGCTCTGTGACAGCCGACGCAGTGAAAATAGTGAAACGATAA
- a CDS encoding TolC family protein, which translates to MQSDLLLLKRMLLTIVTFTGIALTSQGQIPLTIDKAMEIAQENSPSLRRSYMNLERYKQNLLAQKASLKSRFSLNLNPVDYNKNRRFDNRLSQWYTNETFNTSGTFQVDQPILWTDGTISLINRFGWQDNSSIIEGDKTSNRAFSNDLYLQLTQPIFTYNKRKMELKQIEYDYENANISYALQQLNTEKSITDQFYSVYMAQSNLEISREELVNAQQSYDIIKNKVEADLAAKDELFQAELNLATARSSVDESQVNLENAKDKLKQTLGMRLDEDILVFAEVEIKPIQVNLDQAISHGLGSRLELRQREIESKELEFDMIKTKALNEFKGDVSISFGLIGDNSHLNKVYNNPTQNPRVSISFAVPIFDWGEKKARIKAQKMAQRINELEFQEDKVDIELNIRQVWRNLENLRTQIKIAEQNVQNAQLTYDLNQTRYREGDITGMEMSQFQTQLSNKKITYTQALINYRIELLNLKILSLYDFDKNIPLVPMKDIIDKK; encoded by the coding sequence ATGCAAAGTGACTTACTACTATTAAAAAGAATGCTGCTGACAATCGTAACTTTTACGGGAATTGCCCTGACATCACAAGGACAAATTCCTTTAACGATTGACAAGGCAATGGAGATTGCGCAGGAGAACAGTCCTTCTCTTCGCCGTTCCTACATGAATTTGGAGAGATATAAGCAGAATCTGCTGGCGCAGAAGGCTTCATTAAAGTCTCGATTTTCATTAAATCTGAACCCGGTGGACTATAACAAGAACAGGCGTTTCGATAATCGTCTGTCACAATGGTACACGAATGAAACATTCAATACCAGCGGGACCTTTCAGGTCGATCAGCCCATTCTATGGACAGACGGTACTATTTCTTTAATCAACCGTTTCGGCTGGCAGGACAACAGTTCCATTATAGAAGGCGATAAAACTAGTAACCGGGCATTCAGCAATGACCTCTATCTGCAATTGACTCAGCCTATTTTTACATACAACAAGCGTAAAATGGAACTGAAGCAAATAGAATATGATTATGAAAATGCCAATATCAGTTATGCTTTGCAGCAACTGAATACGGAGAAAAGTATAACCGATCAGTTCTATTCTGTCTATATGGCACAGAGTAATCTGGAAATCAGTCGTGAAGAACTGGTTAATGCCCAGCAAAGTTATGATATTATCAAGAATAAGGTAGAAGCGGATTTAGCAGCGAAGGACGAACTCTTTCAAGCGGAACTGAATCTGGCTACGGCACGTTCGTCTGTAGACGAAAGTCAGGTGAATCTGGAGAATGCGAAAGACAAACTCAAACAGACTCTCGGAATGAGGCTGGATGAAGATATTCTCGTATTTGCGGAAGTGGAGATTAAACCGATTCAGGTAAATCTGGACCAGGCCATATCGCATGGATTGGGTTCGCGTCTGGAACTTCGTCAGCGTGAAATAGAGAGCAAGGAACTTGAGTTCGATATGATTAAGACAAAAGCGCTGAACGAGTTTAAAGGAGATGTATCCATCTCTTTCGGATTGATAGGAGATAATAGCCACCTGAATAAAGTCTATAATAATCCGACACAGAATCCGAGGGTTTCCATCAGCTTTGCTGTCCCTATTTTCGACTGGGGTGAAAAGAAAGCAAGGATTAAAGCACAAAAGATGGCTCAACGGATTAATGAACTCGAGTTTCAAGAGGATAAAGTGGATATCGAGCTGAATATTCGTCAGGTATGGCGTAACCTCGAAAACCTCCGGACTCAGATTAAGATCGCCGAGCAAAATGTACAGAATGCACAGTTGACCTATGATCTGAATCAGACTCGTTACCGGGAAGGTGACATAACCGGTATGGAAATGAGCCAGTTCCAGACTCAGCTTTCGAATAAGAAGATTACTTATACGCAGGCGTTGATTAATTACAGAATAGAATTACTTAATCTTAAAATCCTTTCATTGTATGATTTCGACAAGAATATCCCTCTTGTTCCTATGAAAGACATTATTGATAAAAAATAA
- a CDS encoding efflux RND transporter periplasmic adaptor subunit, with amino-acid sequence MKQYQIFIASSLLTTLLLTGCGNKPQNAPNNIATPVSVVELKKGSISKLINTTGTVQPTYGASQNAEMSGFYKLQTNPRTGKPFKMGDRVSKGELIIRLEDKEYENGIAIDAKKLSLEIAEQEQSKQKALYEKGGVTMSEMRNTEVKVTNARYDYENAKLNLEKMKVKAPFDGVIVDLPHYTADTRVEQGKAMVSLMAYDKMYMDINLPESSIRYVKEAQPVYITHYTIPGDTLKARVGELSPAISTETRTFKGKILIDNDQLKLRPGMFAKADIIVDRADSSIIIPKDVILSNRRRKYVYIVEKNTAKIRNLQTGLEDEYNIEILSGLNVNDNLVVKGFETLKEDAKVKIQK; translated from the coding sequence ATGAAACAGTATCAAATTTTTATTGCATCTTCTTTGTTAACAACCTTATTGTTAACCGGCTGTGGCAACAAACCACAAAACGCACCCAATAATATTGCAACTCCGGTATCTGTCGTGGAGCTGAAGAAAGGTTCTATCAGTAAATTAATAAATACAACAGGAACAGTGCAGCCGACTTACGGTGCATCTCAGAATGCGGAAATGAGCGGATTTTATAAACTTCAGACTAATCCGAGAACCGGAAAACCTTTCAAAATGGGAGACAGGGTAAGTAAGGGGGAACTGATAATCCGTCTGGAAGACAAGGAGTATGAAAACGGAATCGCTATTGACGCTAAAAAACTAAGTCTTGAAATTGCTGAACAGGAACAGTCAAAGCAGAAAGCTCTCTATGAAAAAGGAGGGGTGACGATGAGTGAAATGCGGAATACGGAAGTAAAAGTAACGAATGCCCGTTACGATTATGAAAACGCAAAACTCAATCTGGAGAAGATGAAAGTGAAAGCTCCGTTTGATGGTGTGATTGTTGATTTGCCTCACTATACGGCCGATACAAGAGTGGAGCAGGGAAAGGCTATGGTGAGTCTGATGGCTTATGATAAAATGTATATGGATATCAATCTGCCGGAAAGCAGCATTCGTTATGTCAAGGAAGCGCAACCGGTATATATTACTCATTATACCATCCCTGGAGATACTTTAAAAGCGAGAGTCGGTGAGCTGTCTCCTGCAATCAGTACGGAGACACGTACTTTTAAAGGAAAGATTCTGATTGATAATGACCAGTTGAAGTTGCGTCCGGGTATGTTCGCCAAAGCAGATATTATCGTTGACAGAGCTGATAGTTCTATCATTATACCTAAAGACGTAATCTTGTCCAATCGTCGCCGGAAATACGTATATATCGTCGAAAAGAATACGGCAAAGATACGCAATCTGCAAACAGGTCTGGAGGATGAATATAATATCGAAATTCTATCCGGACTTAATGTAAATGACAATTTGGTAGTGAAGGGTTTTGAAACACTGAAAGAAGACGCCAAAGTCAAAATCCAAAAGTAA
- a CDS encoding efflux RND transporter permease subunit codes for MKNIIKFAVGNPVTICMVVFALLLLGKVSYDQLSVDLLPDLNNPRLFIELKAGERPPEEIEKQFVKNMESMAIRQSDVTQVSSVIKAGTARITVEYTWTKDMDEAFLDLQKAMNPFAQNKDITELKITQHDANLSPVVLVGMSHQSITDMAELRKIAESYIRNELIRLEGVAEVTLSGEEVSTLTIQTDPYKLDAFQLKIEDIASRIESNNQSISGGRVSELGLQYLVKSSSLFASEDDFENLIVGYKAIQQEEASGNNASGTATANSNKAPVFLKEVATVQFLNARPENIVRINGKRSIGLSIYKEMRFNTVKVVDEVTRQLAVIENALPGYHFQVISNQGTFIKSAIGEVKSSAVLGVILAIVVLFVFLRRMGTTLIVSLAIPISIVATFNLMFFNGLSLNIMTLGGLALGAGMLVDNAIVVIESIFRNQEKGLSIKEAAINGTAEVANAVIASTLTTIVVFLPIVYLHGASGELFKDQAWTVTFSLVSSLFVAILVIPMLYIQLSGKKVKLEEVKSIRITGYSRVLRKLIQRRWLVIGMAVLLLIVTGLLTPFIGTEFMPRAESKTFTAVIKMPEGTQMERTSAAVGNLEELLYAIVGGDSLCTVYSHIGEGSGSENAIFEGENTAMMKVILSPECTLSPEKVIASFVESAKNPDGLELTIQQDENSLSSLLGSEGAPIVVEVKGEELDEIAQLTEEVKERMIGVNGIYDVITSVEDGAPEVVISIDRTIAGINNLSVAMVIEQLKQQLSGKEVGKMEYRGEMRDIVIKVPDIPLSSLGALVIKSGTQEFVLQEIVTITHGQAPKEILRRNQSRIGKVMANMDASKSLDKVAAEVRETVKGIELPANYSITVTGEEEKRQESMNSLLFALMLSVVLVYMVMASQFESLLHPFTILLTIPLAVVGAILLFFITGTTINMMGVIGIVMLGGIAVNNSIILVDRINQLSQAGMELTDAIVEAGQQRIRPIIMTTLTTILAMLPMTFSFGEGASLRSPMAIAVIGGLITSTLMSLMVIPCVYYVLENIKRRINRRTKNS; via the coding sequence ATGAAGAATATAATCAAATTTGCAGTAGGCAATCCGGTTACGATTTGTATGGTAGTATTTGCCCTCTTATTGTTGGGAAAAGTATCATACGATCAGTTGAGTGTGGATTTATTGCCCGATCTGAATAATCCCCGCCTGTTTATTGAATTAAAGGCGGGTGAACGCCCTCCCGAGGAGATCGAAAAGCAATTCGTTAAAAATATGGAGTCTATGGCGATCCGGCAGAGTGATGTTACTCAGGTCTCTTCCGTGATTAAAGCCGGGACGGCACGAATTACTGTAGAATATACCTGGACAAAGGATATGGATGAGGCTTTTCTAGATTTGCAGAAAGCCATGAATCCGTTTGCCCAGAACAAGGATATTACTGAACTGAAGATTACGCAACACGATGCGAACTTGTCTCCGGTAGTTTTGGTGGGAATGTCTCATCAGAGTATTACAGATATGGCGGAATTAAGGAAAATCGCCGAAAGCTATATCCGCAATGAGTTGATTCGTCTGGAAGGCGTGGCTGAAGTGACGCTTTCGGGAGAAGAAGTCAGTACTCTTACCATTCAGACTGATCCTTATAAACTGGATGCTTTTCAACTGAAAATAGAAGATATCGCTTCGCGCATCGAATCGAATAATCAGAGTATATCCGGTGGACGGGTCAGTGAACTGGGATTACAATATCTGGTGAAAAGTTCGAGCTTGTTTGCTTCGGAAGATGATTTTGAGAATCTGATTGTCGGATACAAAGCGATACAACAAGAGGAAGCATCCGGAAACAATGCTTCGGGAACAGCGACTGCCAACAGTAATAAAGCTCCTGTTTTTTTGAAGGAAGTGGCTACTGTGCAGTTTTTGAACGCTCGTCCGGAGAACATTGTACGGATTAACGGGAAGCGTAGTATCGGACTGTCTATTTATAAGGAGATGCGCTTTAATACTGTAAAAGTGGTGGATGAGGTAACCCGCCAATTGGCAGTGATAGAGAATGCATTGCCCGGTTATCATTTTCAGGTGATTTCCAATCAGGGTACTTTTATAAAAAGTGCGATAGGAGAAGTGAAGAGCAGTGCTGTTCTGGGTGTTATTCTCGCTATTGTAGTCTTGTTTGTATTCCTTCGCCGGATGGGGACAACACTGATTGTCAGTCTTGCTATTCCCATCTCGATTGTGGCTACTTTCAATCTGATGTTCTTCAACGGACTGTCACTGAATATTATGACATTGGGAGGACTGGCGCTCGGGGCGGGTATGCTCGTCGATAATGCCATTGTCGTCATAGAAAGTATCTTCCGAAATCAGGAGAAAGGATTGAGTATCAAAGAGGCTGCTATTAACGGGACGGCAGAAGTTGCCAATGCGGTAATAGCTTCTACTCTGACGACTATTGTCGTCTTCCTGCCGATTGTTTATCTTCACGGAGCTTCGGGCGAACTGTTTAAAGATCAGGCATGGACGGTTACTTTCTCACTGGTTTCTTCTTTGTTTGTGGCTATCCTGGTGATTCCGATGTTATATATCCAGCTTTCCGGCAAGAAGGTTAAGCTGGAAGAAGTGAAGTCCATTCGTATTACAGGATATAGCAGAGTGCTTCGCAAGCTGATTCAGCGACGTTGGCTGGTGATCGGTATGGCAGTGTTACTCCTTATCGTGACTGGATTGCTGACTCCGTTTATCGGAACTGAGTTTATGCCCCGTGCGGAAAGCAAGACGTTTACGGCTGTAATCAAAATGCCCGAAGGTACACAGATGGAACGCACTTCCGCTGCTGTAGGTAATCTGGAAGAATTGTTATATGCTATCGTTGGCGGTGATTCTTTATGTACGGTATACAGTCATATCGGAGAGGGGAGCGGTTCGGAAAATGCGATATTTGAAGGAGAAAATACAGCAATGATGAAAGTGATCCTTTCACCGGAATGTACACTTTCACCGGAAAAGGTGATTGCGTCTTTCGTGGAATCGGCCAAGAATCCTGACGGACTGGAACTGACGATTCAGCAGGATGAGAATTCTCTGAGTTCACTGTTAGGAAGCGAAGGGGCTCCTATTGTTGTGGAGGTCAAAGGAGAGGAGTTGGATGAGATTGCTCAGTTGACTGAAGAGGTGAAGGAACGGATGATTGGCGTAAATGGAATCTATGATGTTATTACCTCCGTGGAAGACGGTGCTCCGGAAGTTGTGATCTCGATTGATCGTACAATAGCCGGTATCAATAATTTGAGTGTGGCTATGGTAATCGAACAATTGAAGCAGCAACTAAGCGGTAAGGAAGTCGGTAAGATGGAATATCGCGGTGAGATGCGTGATATCGTCATAAAGGTGCCGGATATCCCGTTGAGTTCTCTTGGTGCTCTTGTCATCAAAAGTGGAACACAGGAATTTGTATTACAAGAGATTGTTACCATTACTCACGGACAAGCGCCCAAGGAGATTCTGCGCCGCAATCAAAGCCGTATCGGTAAGGTGATGGCTAATATGGATGCGAGTAAATCACTGGATAAAGTAGCAGCCGAAGTGCGTGAAACGGTGAAAGGTATTGAATTGCCTGCTAACTACAGTATTACAGTGACAGGAGAGGAAGAAAAACGGCAAGAATCAATGAACAGTCTGTTGTTTGCTCTGATGCTTTCTGTTGTACTTGTCTATATGGTGATGGCTTCCCAGTTTGAATCCTTGCTGCATCCGTTTACGATCTTGCTGACTATTCCTCTGGCTGTAGTAGGTGCTATCTTACTTTTCTTCATTACCGGAACCACTATCAATATGATGGGAGTTATCGGTATTGTCATGCTGGGAGGTATTGCCGTCAATAACTCTATCATTCTGGTAGACCGTATCAATCAGCTTAGTCAGGCGGGAATGGAGTTGACTGATGCCATTGTAGAAGCAGGGCAACAGCGTATCCGTCCGATCATCATGACTACTTTGACTACGATTCTGGCCATGCTTCCGATGACATTCAGTTTTGGTGAAGGTGCATCTTTACGTTCACCGATGGCTATAGCTGTGATCGGAGGATTGATAACTTCTACTCTGATGAGTTTGATGGTTATTCCTTGTGTCTATTATGTCTTGGAGAATATCAAAAGACGTATAAATCGCCGAACTAAAAACAGCTGA